One segment of Streptomyces sp. NA02950 DNA contains the following:
- a CDS encoding SUKH-4 family immunity protein, with product MVTFAQAQERAELWINGDVPAYQQREVRVREFDLGFVVWAEDRPDGPVSDTATDGARMVIARDSGDTTLWPGLPVGEVIRRYEECYGSTADADPSETTGGRQRRIDLNATSFLLTPPEWLQEAADALSLPDQRLDIPDQRSDAAPGAGPSGAPAAGSGGARPQDAPPVPPAPAAPSAPSASSSASAPSGGTPWAGADTNSGGDDGDRSVAPPATVFAPPLAGSDDEDTPAPGVRPDAKTELLSGGSALPPTAIAPQIDLPGGPGAGPVSGAAPGAADIANEATRKATPGGPTPPPPPGAPGTPGARPGAGAQTPHAPHTPPPPSSPAPSGPGTPGAPAGGYVPTQLVSQLDPDAGPGGQTPPPGAPGGGNVHAAATMLAGGPGQPAAPGAPGAPGTPGAPGAPGQTPPPGAQPPGPPGAPQSPQAPGAPGAPGAPGGVHAAATMLAGGPGQPGAPGAPGHTPPPGPGGPGFPAPPGAPGVPGQAAPSGPQPPGPPGVPGAGGSATPPPPFPGAPGAPGAPGAPGDGVHAAATMLAGGPGAPGAPGAPAMAPPPGAPVPGMAPPPGAAAPGTPPPGYAYPQPPPGQPTVGPGYMAVLRYRAQDGSEQQLIRRSAPGTPHPEWQILHELRSMNVPPQQVLELHTELESCDLPGGYCARMIHETWPQVRISHTAPYGRDHATRQQGVRHLLEHQGELHQVADGPARPAPNRAPLPHPGQVQPVPPVPPEGLAHELGQSFGPGIFRFDQRAVSRMGVPDVVAQTLVWAGLPVDFGPFFWAQAQPGRPVPTLAELAAERGVQPAADAGSYLVMGNDFGRQLCVQYGTAHIVAIPLEAVAQPVPPQFVNTGLPEFVRCMALLGRMWRLRYGLTPEQAGRWTVDFQAQLAALDPAALSAPDNWWAVLLEQMWDGLL from the coding sequence ATGGTGACCTTCGCACAGGCGCAGGAGCGCGCGGAACTCTGGATCAACGGTGATGTGCCCGCCTATCAGCAGCGCGAGGTGCGGGTCCGGGAGTTCGACCTGGGGTTCGTGGTCTGGGCCGAGGACCGGCCCGACGGTCCGGTCTCGGACACGGCCACCGACGGCGCGCGGATGGTCATCGCCCGCGACAGCGGTGACACCACGCTGTGGCCCGGACTGCCGGTCGGTGAGGTCATCCGCCGCTACGAGGAGTGCTACGGGTCGACGGCCGACGCCGACCCCTCGGAGACCACCGGCGGCCGTCAGCGGCGCATCGATCTCAACGCCACGTCCTTCCTGCTCACTCCGCCGGAGTGGTTGCAGGAGGCGGCGGACGCGCTGAGTCTGCCGGACCAGCGGCTGGACATCCCCGACCAGCGGTCGGACGCCGCGCCGGGGGCGGGGCCGTCCGGCGCGCCCGCGGCCGGGTCCGGGGGCGCGCGGCCGCAGGACGCACCGCCGGTTCCACCCGCCCCTGCCGCGCCTTCTGCGCCTTCCGCTTCCTCCTCCGCCTCGGCGCCGTCCGGTGGTACGCCGTGGGCCGGGGCCGACACCAACTCCGGGGGCGACGACGGCGACCGCTCGGTCGCACCGCCCGCGACGGTCTTCGCCCCGCCGCTGGCGGGCTCCGACGACGAGGACACCCCGGCGCCGGGCGTACGGCCGGACGCCAAGACCGAGCTGCTGTCCGGCGGCAGCGCGCTGCCGCCCACCGCCATCGCGCCGCAGATCGACCTCCCGGGCGGTCCGGGCGCCGGTCCGGTGTCCGGCGCCGCTCCCGGCGCGGCCGATATCGCGAACGAGGCCACCCGCAAGGCGACGCCCGGCGGTCCCACGCCTCCGCCGCCGCCCGGTGCCCCGGGTACGCCCGGCGCCCGGCCCGGCGCGGGTGCGCAGACCCCGCACGCCCCGCACACCCCGCCCCCTCCGTCGTCGCCCGCCCCGTCCGGGCCCGGCACCCCGGGCGCTCCGGCCGGGGGTTACGTACCGACCCAGCTGGTCTCGCAGCTCGACCCCGACGCGGGGCCCGGTGGGCAGACCCCGCCGCCCGGTGCTCCGGGCGGCGGCAATGTGCACGCCGCCGCGACGATGCTGGCGGGCGGTCCCGGCCAGCCCGCCGCGCCTGGTGCCCCCGGTGCGCCTGGTACTCCGGGCGCTCCCGGTGCTCCTGGCCAGACCCCGCCGCCGGGTGCGCAGCCGCCCGGTCCGCCCGGTGCTCCGCAGTCGCCCCAGGCCCCCGGCGCCCCGGGTGCGCCCGGGGCTCCCGGTGGTGTGCATGCCGCCGCGACGATGCTGGCGGGCGGTCCCGGCCAGCCCGGCGCCCCCGGCGCTCCCGGCCACACCCCGCCGCCCGGTCCGGGCGGTCCCGGTTTCCCGGCTCCGCCGGGTGCCCCGGGCGTACCCGGCCAGGCTGCCCCATCCGGCCCGCAGCCGCCCGGCCCACCGGGGGTCCCCGGTGCGGGTGGTTCCGCGACGCCGCCGCCTCCGTTCCCCGGCGCTCCCGGCGCCCCAGGGGCTCCCGGGGCCCCCGGTGACGGTGTGCACGCCGCCGCGACCATGCTGGCCGGTGGCCCCGGCGCGCCCGGCGCCCCGGGTGCCCCCGCTATGGCGCCGCCTCCCGGTGCTCCGGTGCCCGGCATGGCGCCGCCTCCCGGTGCCGCGGCCCCCGGCACGCCCCCGCCCGGATACGCGTATCCGCAGCCGCCGCCCGGTCAGCCGACCGTGGGCCCCGGCTATATGGCGGTCCTCCGCTACCGCGCACAGGACGGCTCCGAGCAGCAGCTCATCCGCCGTTCCGCACCGGGCACCCCGCATCCGGAGTGGCAGATCCTGCACGAGCTGCGGTCGATGAACGTGCCGCCGCAGCAGGTGCTGGAGCTCCACACCGAGCTGGAGTCCTGCGATCTGCCCGGCGGTTACTGCGCCCGGATGATCCACGAGACCTGGCCGCAGGTGCGGATCAGCCACACCGCCCCGTACGGCCGGGACCACGCCACCCGCCAGCAGGGCGTCCGCCATCTGCTGGAGCACCAGGGTGAGTTGCACCAGGTGGCGGACGGCCCGGCCCGTCCGGCGCCGAACCGGGCGCCGCTGCCGCACCCCGGCCAGGTGCAGCCGGTTCCGCCGGTTCCGCCCGAGGGTCTGGCGCATGAGCTGGGCCAGTCGTTCGGCCCCGGCATCTTCCGCTTCGACCAGCGCGCGGTCTCCCGGATGGGCGTACCGGACGTGGTCGCGCAGACGCTGGTCTGGGCGGGACTCCCGGTGGACTTCGGGCCGTTCTTCTGGGCCCAGGCCCAGCCGGGCCGCCCGGTGCCGACGCTGGCCGAACTGGCGGCCGAGCGCGGCGTGCAGCCCGCGGCCGACGCCGGGTCGTACCTGGTCATGGGCAATGACTTCGGCCGTCAGCTGTGTGTGCAGTACGGCACCGCGCACATCGTGGCCATTCCTCTGGAGGCGGTGGCGCAGCCGGTGCCGCCGCAGTTCGTGAACACCGGTCTGCCGGAGTTCGTGCGCTGCATGGCGCTGCTGGGCCGGATGTGGCGGCTGCGCTACGGGCTGACGCCCGAGCAGGCGGGCCGCTGGACGGTCGACTTCCAGGCCCAGCTCGCCGCCCTGGACCCGGCGGCGCTGTCCGCACCGGACAACTGGTGGGCGGTGCTGCTGGAGCAGATGTGGGACGGCCTGCTCTGA
- a CDS encoding SMI1/KNR4 family protein: protein MTTGRLGQQAAPPNAAYAGQVVHFPDPVRAARHPKGVRVDENGFPDFSPYARAAAEIAEPPEGFGVDELRLTDYVSANAAQFAAGHDLWKDSVPVATPHGWTWHHVAGTRRMELIPAEVKALLRHHGGLATAPVDQNKRGTRPLQETRPVHFGLPVRGLSVTEEQVLGVEEDLGYRLPDAYRGYLKAAGGCAPVGAALDPELGLLIDQPFFTVRDEAAINDLVYMNKCLRDHFTKDYLGVGFVQGGVIAVKVKGDAIGSVWFCAYDDARDRDGWTVQDRVTELMLPCGDDFDAFLLRLAGNPPELETVANLMVDGGFAYAVPVEE, encoded by the coding sequence ATGACGACAGGTCGGCTCGGGCAGCAAGCCGCGCCACCGAACGCGGCCTACGCCGGGCAGGTCGTGCACTTCCCGGACCCGGTCCGGGCCGCTCGCCACCCCAAGGGCGTCCGGGTGGACGAAAACGGCTTTCCGGACTTCTCGCCCTATGCGCGCGCAGCGGCCGAAATCGCCGAGCCCCCGGAGGGGTTCGGCGTCGACGAGCTGCGGCTGACCGACTACGTCTCGGCGAACGCGGCACAGTTCGCCGCCGGTCATGACCTGTGGAAGGACTCCGTACCGGTCGCCACCCCGCACGGCTGGACCTGGCACCACGTCGCCGGCACCCGCCGGATGGAGCTGATCCCGGCCGAGGTGAAGGCGCTGCTGCGGCACCACGGGGGACTCGCCACCGCGCCGGTCGACCAGAACAAGCGCGGCACCCGCCCTCTCCAGGAGACCCGGCCGGTCCACTTCGGGCTGCCCGTCCGCGGACTCTCGGTCACCGAGGAGCAGGTGCTCGGTGTCGAGGAGGACCTCGGCTACCGGCTGCCCGACGCGTACCGCGGGTACCTGAAGGCGGCGGGTGGCTGCGCCCCGGTCGGCGCGGCGCTCGACCCGGAGCTGGGGCTGCTGATCGACCAGCCCTTCTTCACGGTGCGCGACGAGGCCGCGATCAACGACCTCGTGTACATGAACAAGTGTCTGCGCGACCACTTCACCAAGGACTATCTGGGCGTCGGCTTCGTCCAGGGTGGGGTGATCGCGGTGAAGGTGAAGGGCGACGCGATCGGCTCGGTGTGGTTCTGCGCGTACGACGACGCGCGGGACCGCGACGGCTGGACGGTCCAGGACCGGGTGACGGAGCTGATGCTGCCGTGCGGCGATGACTTCGACGCCTTCCTGCTGCGGCTGGCGGGCAATCCGCCGGAACTGGAGACCGTGGCGAACCTGATGGTGGACGGTGGATTCGCGTACGCCGTTCCAGTGGAGGAGTGA
- a CDS encoding YwqJ-related putative deaminase: MHTTRSDGSGNDAAPAADDPRLGWSGGDPDAGPPAVHHRRDGILPAVAAALSVRGETLTCTGIKGDQPPTLHPLVQEFLDALPTGQRERFTGRCAEAILLSRHLTAFETSRSKRAARKPLGQGEARRSLKHAKLTTRRIREAGDPQHGSYAPPCLSCTALLAHFGVRVVGETE; this comes from the coding sequence ATGCACACCACGCGGAGCGACGGGAGCGGCAACGACGCCGCCCCCGCGGCCGACGACCCCCGGCTGGGATGGAGCGGCGGCGACCCCGACGCCGGGCCGCCCGCGGTGCACCACCGGCGCGATGGCATCCTGCCCGCCGTGGCCGCCGCGCTCTCCGTCCGCGGCGAGACCCTCACCTGCACCGGGATCAAGGGCGATCAGCCACCGACGCTCCACCCCCTGGTCCAGGAGTTCCTCGACGCCCTCCCCACCGGCCAGCGCGAGCGCTTCACCGGCCGCTGCGCCGAGGCGATCCTGCTCTCCCGCCATCTGACGGCCTTCGAGACGAGCCGCTCCAAGCGCGCCGCCCGCAAACCGCTCGGCCAGGGCGAGGCCCGCCGCTCCCTCAAGCACGCCAAACTCACCACCCGCCGCATCCGCGAGGCGGGCGACCCCCAGCACGGCAGTTATGCCCCGCCGTGTCTGTCCTGCACGGCGCTGCTGGCCCACTTCGGCGTACGGGTCGTGGGTGAGACCGAGTGA
- a CDS encoding SUKH-3 domain-containing protein, whose amino-acid sequence MKQAYDRRDVTRFPIAVDAALREAGWQPGRWDIQRAEVWADTLRAHTSPAGHQHAVFPAAVEAWAEFGGLHVQPPAAGRQIAPTPFRIDPLPGLHLARSLSDLGRALETEVCPLGEEADGQALLTIDTEGRVYSLDHCGDWYLGATVDAALATLVTGALPPRLPRA is encoded by the coding sequence GTGAAACAGGCATACGACCGCAGGGACGTCACCCGCTTCCCCATCGCCGTGGACGCCGCCCTGCGCGAGGCGGGCTGGCAGCCCGGCCGCTGGGACATACAGCGCGCCGAGGTCTGGGCCGACACCCTGCGCGCCCACACCTCCCCCGCTGGACACCAGCACGCGGTCTTCCCGGCGGCCGTCGAGGCGTGGGCGGAGTTCGGCGGACTGCACGTACAGCCGCCGGCGGCGGGGCGGCAGATCGCCCCGACCCCGTTCCGGATCGACCCGCTGCCCGGCCTCCACCTGGCCCGCAGCCTCAGCGACTTGGGGCGGGCGCTGGAGACGGAGGTCTGCCCGCTGGGGGAGGAGGCGGACGGACAGGCGCTGCTGACCATCGACACGGAGGGCCGGGTCTACAGCCTGGACCACTGCGGCGACTGGTATCTGGGCGCGACCGTGGACGCGGCGCTGGCCACCCTGGTCACGGGCGCTCTCCCGCCCCGCCTGCCGCGGGCCTAG
- a CDS encoding sensor histidine kinase produces the protein MSATGVVEAASARGAPAGPWWWPRRRSMVLDVGLAVASAAECAAEGVGFAHDARIPTVLGVLLGVVVGSTLVLRRQWAIAVVLISIAVTPAEMGLLLGVVGLYTLAASEVPRRITAVLAGMAGSGTLIITMIRFQQDIKKDGWEPGLWVVPLVSVVMALGMTAPPVLLGLYVRARRRLVESLRERADGLERELSLLADRAEERAEWARNEERTRIAREMHDVVAHRVSLMVVHAAALQAVALKDPEKASKNAALVGDMGRQALTELRQMLGVLRSEDGQRSGAAVPAPAPPKEPRRVPLAAVGLAASAAAQAAEAAVREAEPLGGPSLAELAALVGQSRAAGMTVELSVEGEERRYASRVEQTAYRVVQEALTNVHKHAPGASARVRVAHRAAEIAVLVENGPCEGGTADAGLPSGGNGLVGMRERVSTLGGGFVSGPTETGGFRVSAVIPDRTADGADGADGTDGEGGTDGVGAEDGGPVGSTAGELEGAAGVERAKSA, from the coding sequence ATGAGTGCTACGGGGGTAGTCGAGGCGGCGAGTGCGCGGGGCGCGCCCGCCGGTCCGTGGTGGTGGCCGCGGCGGCGGAGCATGGTGCTCGACGTGGGGCTCGCCGTCGCGTCGGCGGCGGAATGCGCCGCGGAGGGTGTCGGTTTCGCGCATGACGCCCGGATCCCAACGGTTCTCGGGGTGCTGCTCGGGGTGGTCGTCGGTTCGACGCTGGTGCTGCGGCGCCAGTGGGCGATCGCCGTTGTCCTGATATCGATCGCGGTCACCCCGGCCGAGATGGGCTTGCTGCTCGGTGTGGTCGGCCTCTACACCCTGGCCGCCTCCGAGGTGCCGCGGCGGATCACGGCGGTGCTCGCCGGGATGGCGGGCTCCGGGACGCTCATCATCACCATGATCCGTTTCCAGCAGGACATCAAGAAGGACGGCTGGGAGCCGGGGCTCTGGGTGGTGCCGCTGGTCTCGGTGGTGATGGCGCTGGGGATGACCGCCCCGCCGGTGCTGCTCGGGCTCTACGTCAGGGCGCGGCGGCGGCTGGTGGAGAGTCTGCGGGAGCGGGCCGACGGGCTCGAGCGCGAGCTGTCGCTGCTCGCGGACCGCGCGGAGGAGCGCGCCGAGTGGGCCCGCAACGAGGAGCGCACCCGGATCGCCCGCGAGATGCACGACGTGGTGGCACACCGGGTGAGCCTGATGGTGGTGCACGCGGCTGCGCTCCAGGCGGTGGCGCTGAAGGACCCGGAGAAGGCGTCGAAGAACGCGGCGCTGGTCGGCGACATGGGGCGGCAGGCCCTCACCGAGCTGCGGCAGATGCTGGGGGTGCTGCGCTCCGAGGACGGTCAGCGGTCCGGGGCCGCGGTTCCGGCTCCGGCCCCTCCGAAGGAGCCGCGGCGGGTGCCGCTGGCCGCGGTGGGCCTGGCCGCTTCGGCCGCCGCGCAGGCGGCGGAGGCGGCCGTGCGGGAGGCGGAGCCCCTGGGCGGGCCGTCGCTGGCGGAGCTGGCGGCGCTGGTCGGCCAGTCGCGCGCGGCCGGGATGACCGTGGAGCTTTCGGTGGAGGGCGAGGAGCGGCGCTACGCGTCGCGGGTGGAGCAGACCGCCTACCGGGTGGTGCAGGAAGCGCTCACCAACGTTCACAAGCACGCCCCGGGTGCCAGCGCCCGGGTCCGGGTCGCCCATCGCGCCGCCGAGATCGCGGTGCTGGTGGAGAACGGCCCGTGCGAGGGGGGCACGGCGGACGCCGGGCTGCCCAGCGGGGGCAACGGTCTGGTCGGCATGCGCGAGCGGGTCTCCACGCTGGGCGGGGGCTTTGTGTCGGGGCCGACCGAGACGGGTGGCTTCCGGGTCTCGGCGGTCATCCCGGACCGCACGGCCGACGGGGCCGACGGGGCCGACGGCACGGATGGCGAGGGCGGCACGGACGGCGTGGGCGCCGAGGACGGCGGGCCCGTGGGCTCCACCGCCGGGGAACTCGAGGGCGCCGCGGGGGTGGAGCGCGCCAAGAGCGCGTAG
- the glmU gene encoding bifunctional UDP-N-acetylglucosamine diphosphorylase/glucosamine-1-phosphate N-acetyltransferase GlmU produces MSANRPAAVVVLAAGEGTRMKSATPKVLHAICGRSLVGHVVAASRELSPEHLVVVVGHAREQVTAHLAEIDAEVRTAVQHEQNGTGHAVRMGLEELSDSGVVLDGTVIVVCGDTPLLTGATLERLASAHATDGNAVTVLTAEVPEPTGYGRIVRDPASGAVTAIVEHKDATDAQRAIREINSGVFAFDAQLLTDALGKVRTDNSQGEEYLTDVLGILREAGHRVGAAVAADHREILGINNRVQLAEARRLLNDRLLERAMLSGVTVVDPGTTWIDATVTVEPDALVHPGTQLLGTTHLAAHSEVGPNSRLTDTTVGEGAVASFTVADGAEIGAGAGVGPYAYLRPGTRLGTKSKAGTYVEMKNATIGEGSKVPHLSYVGDATIGDHTNIGAASVFVNYDGVSKHHTTIGSHCRTGADNMLVAPVTIGDGAYTAAGSVITKDVPPGSLAVARGQQRNIEGWVARKRPGSAAARAAESAHQEHRSDQ; encoded by the coding sequence GTGAGCGCCAACCGCCCGGCAGCCGTCGTCGTCCTCGCAGCGGGTGAGGGCACCCGTATGAAGTCGGCGACCCCCAAGGTCCTGCATGCGATCTGCGGCCGATCCCTCGTCGGGCATGTCGTCGCCGCCTCCCGCGAGCTCTCCCCCGAGCATCTGGTGGTCGTCGTCGGCCATGCCCGTGAGCAGGTCACCGCACATCTCGCCGAGATCGACGCCGAGGTGCGCACCGCCGTCCAGCACGAGCAGAACGGCACCGGCCACGCCGTCCGGATGGGCCTGGAGGAGCTGTCCGACAGCGGTGTCGTTCTCGACGGCACCGTGATCGTCGTCTGCGGTGACACCCCGCTGCTGACCGGCGCCACGCTGGAGCGGCTGGCCTCGGCCCACGCCACCGACGGGAACGCGGTGACCGTGCTCACCGCCGAGGTGCCCGAGCCCACCGGCTACGGCCGGATCGTGCGGGACCCGGCGAGCGGCGCCGTCACCGCGATCGTCGAGCACAAGGACGCCACCGACGCCCAGCGCGCGATCCGCGAGATCAACTCCGGTGTCTTCGCCTTCGACGCCCAGCTGCTCACCGACGCGCTCGGCAAGGTGCGCACCGACAACAGCCAGGGCGAGGAGTACCTCACCGATGTCCTCGGCATCCTGCGTGAGGCCGGTCACCGGGTGGGGGCCGCCGTGGCCGCGGACCACCGGGAGATCCTGGGCATCAACAACCGCGTCCAGCTGGCCGAGGCCCGCAGGCTGCTCAACGACCGGCTGCTGGAGCGCGCCATGCTCAGCGGGGTGACCGTGGTCGACCCGGGGACCACCTGGATCGACGCGACCGTCACCGTCGAGCCGGACGCCCTGGTCCACCCCGGCACCCAGCTGCTGGGCACCACCCACCTCGCCGCGCACAGCGAGGTCGGTCCGAACTCCCGGCTCACCGACACCACCGTGGGCGAGGGCGCCGTCGCGTCGTTCACCGTCGCCGACGGCGCCGAGATCGGCGCGGGCGCCGGCGTGGGGCCGTACGCGTATCTGCGCCCGGGCACCCGGCTCGGCACCAAGTCCAAGGCCGGTACCTACGTGGAGATGAAGAACGCCACGATCGGCGAGGGCAGCAAGGTGCCGCATCTGTCCTACGTGGGCGACGCGACGATCGGCGACCACACCAACATCGGTGCCGCGAGCGTCTTCGTGAACTACGACGGCGTCAGCAAGCACCACACCACCATCGGCAGCCACTGCCGCACCGGAGCCGACAACATGCTTGTGGCTCCTGTCACGATCGGGGACGGCGCCTACACCGCCGCCGGCTCGGTCATCACCAAGGATGTGCCCCCAGGCTCGCTGGCCGTCGCCCGCGGACAGCAGCGGAATATCGAGGGCTGGGTGGCCCGCAAGCGCCCCGGAAGTGCCGCGGCGCGGGCCGCGGAGAGCGCTCACCAGGAGCACCGGAGCGATCAGTGA
- a CDS encoding ribose-phosphate diphosphokinase, translated as MTGIKTTGEKKLMLFSGRAHPELAEEVAHELGVSLVPTKAFDFANGEIYVRFQESARGADCFLIQSHTAPINKWIMEQLIMIDALKRASARSITVIVPFYGYARQDKKHRGREPISARLIADLLKTSGADRILTVDLHTDQIQGFFDGPVDHLFALPVLADYVGAKVDRTKLTVVSPDAGRVRVADRWCDRLGAPLAIVHKRRDPDVANQVTVHEVVGDVRGRVCVLVDDMIDTGGTICAAADALFANGAEDVIVTATHGVLSGPAADRLKNSKVSEFVFTNTLPTPNEVELDKVTVLSMAPTIARAVQEVFEDGSVTSLFEEHA; from the coding sequence GTGACCGGGATCAAGACGACCGGCGAGAAGAAGTTGATGCTCTTCTCCGGCCGCGCCCACCCCGAGCTGGCCGAGGAGGTCGCCCACGAGCTGGGCGTCAGCTTGGTCCCGACCAAGGCTTTCGACTTCGCCAACGGCGAGATCTACGTCCGATTCCAGGAGTCCGCGCGGGGCGCCGACTGCTTCCTGATCCAGAGCCACACCGCTCCGATCAATAAGTGGATCATGGAGCAGCTCATCATGATCGACGCGCTGAAGCGGGCTTCCGCGCGGTCCATCACGGTGATCGTCCCCTTCTACGGCTATGCCCGCCAGGACAAGAAGCACCGCGGCCGCGAGCCCATCTCGGCCCGTCTGATCGCGGATCTGCTGAAGACCTCGGGTGCCGACCGGATCCTCACCGTCGATCTGCACACCGACCAGATCCAGGGCTTCTTCGACGGTCCGGTGGACCACCTCTTCGCGCTTCCGGTGCTCGCCGACTACGTGGGCGCCAAGGTGGACCGCACCAAGCTCACCGTGGTCTCCCCCGACGCCGGCCGGGTGCGGGTCGCCGACCGCTGGTGCGACCGGCTGGGCGCCCCGCTGGCCATCGTGCACAAGCGGCGCGACCCGGACGTGGCCAACCAGGTCACCGTCCACGAGGTGGTCGGTGATGTACGGGGCCGGGTCTGTGTGCTGGTCGACGACATGATCGACACCGGTGGCACCATCTGCGCCGCGGCCGACGCGCTGTTCGCCAACGGCGCCGAGGACGTGATCGTGACCGCCACCCACGGTGTGCTGTCCGGCCCGGCCGCCGACCGGCTGAAGAACTCGAAGGTCAGCGAGTTCGTGTTCACCAACACGCTGCCCACCCCGAACGAGGTCGAGCTCGACAAGGTCACCGTGCTGTCGATGGCGCCCACCATCGCCCGCGCCGTGCAGGAGGTCTTCGAGGACGGCTCGGTGACCAGCCTCTTCGAGGAGCACGCCTGA